Genomic DNA from Halorussus rarus:
CGACCTCGTCGAGGGCCCGGTTCAGCAGCGTGTTCCGGCTGATCCGGAGCTCGGCGCTGCCGTGGAGATTGCGACGCATCGTCTGGAGCTGGCGTGACGGGATGCCCGTCACGTTGACGATGCCGACGCTGCTGTACCCCTCGATGAGGTCGACGATGTCGTCGACCTCCTCGCGCTTCCACTGGGGGATGGTTTCGGTCTTGCGCTCGGCTTCAGCTGACATCTTAGGCTACCTCCACGGACGGGCCCATCGTCGTCTTGACGTAGATGTTGTCGATGTTGAGCGGCCCCTTCTCGAGGTTCGCTTCGAGTCGACGGAGGATGACGTCGATGTTGTCCGAGATCTCCTCCGCGGACATGTCCTCCGCGCCGACGCGGGTGTGGAAGGTTCGCCGGTCGCCGCTCCGGAGCTGGACCGTGTTCTTCATCCGGTTGACGGTCTCGACGACGTCGTCGTCGGGCTGGAGCGGTTCGGGCATCTTCCCTCGCGGACCGAGGATGGTACCCAGGTAGCGACCGATGTCTTGCATCAGCGCCGCTTCGGCGATGAAGAAGTCGGTCTCGTCGGCGAGGTCCTTCGCCTCGTCGTCGTCGTCGCCGAGGTCTTCGAGGTCGTCGCCGTCGAAGACCTCGTCGGCAACGTCTTCGGCGCGAAGGGCGGTCTCGCCCTCCGCGAACACGACGATCTTCGTCTCCTGTCCGGTGCCGGACGGGAGGACGATACTTTCGTCTACGCGGTTCGACGGTTCGTTCAAATCGAGGTCGCGCAGGTTTATCGCGAGGTCCACCGTTTCGCGGAAGTTCCGCTCGGGTGCATCCTCGAGTGCGCGAGAGACTGCTTGCTCTATCTCCTGATCTGCCATTGTTCACCTCCGTAGTACGCAGGACGCTCCTACGGGTCAGTGAAACAGGTTACTGTCTGCTGGCGCTGTCGTCACGGTTCGCCAGGACGGCGAATCCGTGACCGAACGACAGTCGACAGTAAACGCCTGTCTCGTTCCGAGAGAATGGTCATGCGAAACTTAAACCCGTCGAAGCGGCGTCACCCTCGGGCCCGAGACCGCCGCGCGCACGGCCGTAACGAGTTAGATTGGCCGACCCCAACGCCCGCCGTGGCCGGGACAGTCCTCGTCGCGGAGGTCGCGCTCTCGCTCGTCCTCGCGGTCGTCCACCTCTTCGCGGGCCGACTCGGCTTCCGGGCCGTCCCGCGGAGCTACTGGCTGTCCGGAGCGGGCGGGGTCTCGGTGGCCTACGTGTTCGTCCACGTCCTGCCCGAACTCGGCGAGCGTCAGCGCGCCTTCGAGACCGGTGCGGTCGGGTTCCTCGAGCACCACGTCTACCTGCTCGCGTTGACTGGCTTCGCGGCCTTCTACGGGCTGGAGCGGCTCGCCCGAGAGTCCCAGAGCCCCGAGACCATCGGCGGCGAGCCGACCGAGACCTCCGCGGGGGTCTTCTGGCTCCACGTCGGCTCGTTCACCGCGTACAACCTGCTCGTCGGCTACCTGCTGGTCCACCGCGAGGAGTCGGATCCGGCGAGCCTCGCGTTCTTCGCGGTCGCCATGGCGCTGCACTTCGTGGTCAACGACCACGGCCTCCGCGAGCACCACCACGAGGCCTACGACGACACCGGCCGGTGGCTACTCGCGGGCGGGGTCATCGCCGGGACCGTCGTCGGCGTCGCGACCGCGCTGACCCACGCGGCGGTGTCGGCGCTGTTCGCGTTCCTCGCCGGCGGCGTCGTCCTCAACGTCGTCAAGGAGGAGCTCCCCGAGGAGCGCAACAGCAACTTCTGGGCGTTCGGCGCCGGCGCCGGCGCGTACGCAGCACTTCTGATTCTGGTCTGAGACCGTCGTACGACCGAATCCCGTCAGTCGAGGACCGCGGCGAGCGCGTCCATCGTCCGCTCGACGCGCTCGGGGTCGGCGTTGTACCCCATGTGGCCGACCCGCAGCACGTCGTCGGCCAGGTCGCCGAGTCCGGTCGAGAGGATCACGTCCTGCTCGTCGGCGAGCCGCCGCTGGAGATCGCTCGCTCGCCCTTCGACCTCGAACGCGGTTACGGTCGGCGAGCAGAGCGCCTCGTCGGCGGCGAACGGCGCCAGCCCGAGGTCCCGGCCGCGCTCGCGACACCGCTCGGCGACCGACTCGTGGCGGTCGTAGACCGCCTCCGGCCCCTCATCGAGCAGCAGGTCGAGCGACGCGTCCAGCGCGAAGAGGTTCGAGATGGAGTGGGTGTACGGCAGGTGCGGCGGGGCCTCCTCGGGGATGTCGACGTCCCGCCACGGTTCGAGGCTGGTGTAGAAGGTGTCCTGCTCGGTCGCATCCACCTTCTGCCACGCCCCGTCGCTGACCGACAGCGTGGTCAGCCCCGGCGGGGAGCTGAAGCACTTCTGGGACGCGCCCAGACAGACGTCGATGCGGTCGGTCGGCACCGGGGTC
This window encodes:
- a CDS encoding 50S ribosomal protein L1, translating into MADQEIEQAVSRALEDAPERNFRETVDLAINLRDLDLNEPSNRVDESIVLPSGTGQETKIVVFAEGETALRAEDVADEVFDGDDLEDLGDDDDEAKDLADETDFFIAEAALMQDIGRYLGTILGPRGKMPEPLQPDDDVVETVNRMKNTVQLRSGDRRTFHTRVGAEDMSAEEISDNIDVILRRLEANLEKGPLNIDNIYVKTTMGPSVEVA
- a CDS encoding pyridoxal-phosphate-dependent aminotransferase family protein, translated to MEDRDELLMTPGPTAVPPEVREATSRPIVNPDVEPEFSPFYRDLLGKLARVYDTDDDVLVLSGEGMLGLEASVASLMASGDEVLCLANGIFGEGFADFAEMHGGEATVHDAPADAGFDPEAVKERVEDRDFAVATMVHCETPTGVLNDLDEVLGVLQDAGVLTVVDAVSSLGGTPVPTDRIDVCLGASQKCFSSPPGLTTLSVSDGAWQKVDATEQDTFYTSLEPWRDVDIPEEAPPHLPYTHSISNLFALDASLDLLLDEGPEAVYDRHESVAERCRERGRDLGLAPFAADEALCSPTVTAFEVEGRASDLQRRLADEQDVILSTGLGDLADDVLRVGHMGYNADPERVERTMDALAAVLD